The proteins below come from a single Cricetulus griseus strain 17A/GY chromosome 6, alternate assembly CriGri-PICRH-1.0, whole genome shotgun sequence genomic window:
- the Klk10 gene encoding kallikrein-10, with the protein MRAPLLYFTASGALALVKLLLPLLMVQLWGSQALLLPGNATRVDLETSTVPCTRDSQPWQVSLFHNLQFQCAGVLVDQSWVLTAAHCWRKKPLRARVGDDHLLLFQKEQLRSTNSPVFHPKYQPCSGPILPHRSDEHDLMMLKLSSPIVPTPSVHPIQLPFQCAQPGQECQVAGWGTTAARRVKYNRSLSCSRVTLLSQKQCEVFYPGVITNNMICAGLDRNQDSCQSDSGGPLVCDDTLHGILSWGIYPCGAALHPAVYTEICKYSTWIRRVIRSS; encoded by the exons ATGAGGGCGCCGCTCCTCTACTTCACTGCCTCTGGCGCCTTGGCCCTAGTGAAGCTGCTGCTACCGCTACTGATGGTGCAACTCTGGG GCTCACAGGCGCTGCTGCTCCCGGGAAACGCCACGCGCGTGGACCTTGAGACATCTACCGTCCCATGCACGCGTGACTCGCAGCCCTGGCAGGTGTCCCTCTTCCATAACCTCCAGTTCCAATGCGCGGGTGTCCTCGTGGATCAGAGCTGGGTGCTCACGGCTGCACACTGCTGGAGAAAGAA GCCATTGAGGGCTCGAGTTGGGGATGACCacctgctgcttttccagaaagaGCAGCTTCGGTCCACGAATTCCCCCGTTTTCCACCCCAAGTACCAGCCTTGCTCAGGCCCCATCCTGCCGCACCGCTCAGATGAGCATGACCTCATGATGCTGAAGCTGAGCAGTCCTATCGTGCCAACGCCCAGCGTGCATCCTATCCAACTGCCCTTCCAGTGCGCCCAGCCAGGGCAGGAGTGCCAGGTTGCAGGCTGGGGGACCACAGCTGCCCGCAGAG TGAAGTACAACAGGAGTCTGAGCTGCTCCAGGGTAACTCTCCTTAGCCAGAAGCAGTGTGAGGTCTTCTACCCTGGTGTAATCACCAACAACATGATTTGTGCTGGGCTGGACAGAAACCAGGACTCTTGCCAG AGTGACTCTGGTGGCCCACTGGTGTGTGACGACACTCTGCATGGCATCCTCTCCTGGGGCATTTACCCCTGTGGTGCTGCCCTGCACCCAGCTGTCTACACTGAGATCTGCAAATACAGTACCTGGATCCGGAGAGTCATTCGTTCCTCATGA